The following proteins are co-located in the bacterium genome:
- a CDS encoding tetratricopeptide repeat protein: protein MISGSFWMAIIIFAIIVVIALFTYYRLKIRRRAGEDAFTKGLLASIEGDFDEAIKNLKQAAMVNTQNVMAYILLGDILRYTGQVAKAMQIHLSLLGRTDLGRNTKVRVYKSLALDSQKKGDLRKAAEYLLNALEIKPEKWSYDMLIDIYEKLGEWEKAAEILRKAGAKDKERMISFYYAELAGSYLENGDIEKAKEYTKLALSFWDKCPPALLIMGELHFQDGDYKSAIDYWTEFIKNNPSKALPVAERVETAFYEMGEFDKVREHYQKLIDKNPELEPIRIKLALIDEKRGDVDEAFKVVSSAPKQSENIAIFKAYFSAINKGCAEIANELLPIIKSRLNPTYQCQNCGFKTQKLLWRCPKCGAWESFLP, encoded by the coding sequence ATGATTAGCGGCAGTTTTTGGATGGCTATCATCATTTTTGCGATAATAGTGGTCATAGCGCTATTCACCTACTATAGGCTTAAAATTCGTCGCAGGGCAGGGGAGGACGCTTTTACCAAAGGACTTCTCGCATCCATCGAGGGCGATTTCGACGAAGCGATAAAGAATCTTAAGCAAGCAGCTATGGTTAACACCCAGAATGTTATGGCTTACATTTTACTTGGCGACATATTGCGTTATACAGGTCAGGTTGCTAAAGCCATGCAAATTCACCTTTCATTACTTGGGAGAACTGATCTTGGCCGAAACACAAAGGTCCGAGTTTATAAGTCGCTCGCACTCGATTCTCAGAAAAAAGGCGATCTCAGAAAAGCCGCTGAATACCTGCTTAATGCGCTGGAGATAAAACCTGAGAAGTGGTCCTATGACATGCTCATTGACATTTATGAGAAACTTGGTGAATGGGAGAAAGCAGCAGAAATACTTCGCAAAGCGGGCGCAAAGGATAAAGAACGAATGATTTCCTTTTATTATGCTGAACTGGCGGGCTCATATTTAGAGAATGGGGATATTGAAAAAGCGAAGGAGTATACCAAATTGGCGCTTAGTTTTTGGGATAAATGTCCGCCTGCGCTTCTTATTATGGGTGAGCTTCATTTTCAGGATGGCGATTATAAGAGCGCGATAGATTACTGGACTGAGTTTATTAAAAACAATCCTAGCAAGGCATTGCCTGTGGCTGAGCGTGTTGAGACCGCTTTTTACGAGATGGGCGAGTTCGACAAAGTTCGTGAGCATTATCAAAAGCTCATCGATAAAAATCCTGAGCTTGAGCCAATAAGGATTAAACTTGCACTTATTGATGAGAAACGTGGTGATGTTGACGAGGCTTTCAAAGTTGTAAGTTCTGCTCCGAAACAAAGTGAGAACATAGCCATATTCAAAGCATATTTCAGCGCCATAAACAAAGGCTGTGCCGAAATAGCAAACGAACTTTTACCTATAATAAAATCAAGATTAAACCCGACATACCAATGTCAGAACTGTGGTTTCAAAACGCAAAAGCTTCTATGGCGCTGCCCGAAATGCGGCGCGTGGGAATCATTTTTGCCCTGA
- a CDS encoding SPOR domain-containing protein, with protein MRRVGIIFALILFVFAAPVRVGSQMPYSGFWRQQGYSEEMALIMSRVEPAEKIEDLLKLQDDKFACLNLAKLYFARGQYILAEKTLARCPNVSDDAKILLLLISSVLHERLSEDIASESEDKLTALAAVLGAKSTLKLDEALMRYPYLANFAVKKQTMALKVNERKIVPELSETIDSTKKFAIQFGVFADSLRAEMFLRKLGNQGIKAYIEKIKRDGRKLYAVRHGSFNTRKEAVNAKSNICASFECIIVIREKQ; from the coding sequence ATGCGGCGCGTGGGAATCATTTTTGCCCTGATACTTTTTGTTTTTGCTGCACCTGTCAGGGTAGGTTCTCAAATGCCCTATTCGGGATTCTGGCGCCAGCAAGGGTACAGTGAAGAAATGGCGCTAATAATGTCCAGGGTCGAGCCAGCGGAGAAAATCGAGGATTTACTTAAATTGCAGGATGATAAATTCGCCTGCCTGAATCTTGCAAAACTTTACTTTGCAAGGGGACAGTATATTCTCGCGGAAAAGACTTTAGCCAGGTGCCCCAATGTAAGCGATGATGCAAAAATACTTTTGCTTCTTATTTCAAGCGTTTTGCACGAAAGATTATCTGAAGATATTGCTTCTGAGAGCGAAGATAAACTAACTGCTTTAGCTGCAGTTCTGGGTGCTAAATCTACGCTCAAACTTGACGAAGCGCTAATGAGATATCCTTATCTGGCTAATTTTGCTGTTAAAAAGCAAACAATGGCTCTAAAAGTGAACGAGCGAAAGATTGTCCCGGAACTTTCAGAAACCATTGATTCGACCAAAAAATTTGCTATTCAATTTGGAGTGTTCGCTGACAGCCTGCGTGCAGAAATGTTTTTAAGAAAACTTGGAAATCAGGGGATAAAAGCTTATATTGAAAAGATAAAAAGAGATGGAAGGAAGTTGTATGCTGTAAGACACGGGAGTTTCAATACGAGAAAGGAAGCTGTCAACGCTAAAAGCAATATTTGCGCAAGTTTTGAGTGTATAATAGTAATCAGGGAAAAACAATGA
- a CDS encoding lysophospholipid acyltransferase family protein, giving the protein MKKLRHILEYVITLILVGFIKILPVRLGLAFGAFLGRLFWIIGVRRRVAERNFSLCFGERFTKSERNKILVRSYENFVRSAVEFVIMPKILRKRTVRFDGIEYLKELANKRSGAILVTGHFGNWELFGAALAHEGIPIGAVVARQANRMVDKLINSIRKKCGIEVIYQSESAFGIIKALKSGRQVALLSDQDARERGVVVKFFGKEASTPKGPALIALKTGVPIVFGVITRESDGMNHIAKIFEPIYPPKNTKSIDDTVYQLTARITKMLENAVEKEPEQYFWMHRRFKSTLGY; this is encoded by the coding sequence ATGAAAAAGCTGAGACACATATTAGAGTATGTTATAACGCTTATTCTTGTGGGTTTCATAAAGATTTTGCCCGTTCGGTTGGGGCTTGCGTTCGGCGCGTTTTTAGGACGGCTTTTCTGGATTATTGGGGTCCGCAGGCGAGTCGCTGAAAGAAATTTCAGCCTATGCTTTGGAGAAAGGTTCACCAAAAGTGAAAGGAATAAAATACTTGTAAGATCCTACGAAAACTTTGTGCGCTCGGCTGTCGAGTTCGTGATTATGCCAAAAATCCTGCGAAAGAGGACAGTGAGATTTGATGGAATAGAGTATCTTAAGGAGCTTGCTAACAAAAGAAGCGGAGCTATACTTGTCACGGGGCATTTTGGTAATTGGGAGCTTTTTGGAGCAGCCCTTGCCCATGAGGGAATCCCGATAGGAGCTGTCGTAGCAAGGCAGGCGAATAGGATGGTGGACAAACTTATTAATTCCATAAGGAAGAAGTGCGGCATTGAGGTTATATATCAAAGTGAATCGGCATTCGGGATAATAAAGGCTCTTAAATCGGGGAGACAGGTAGCGCTGCTTTCCGACCAGGATGCGCGTGAGAGGGGTGTTGTGGTGAAGTTTTTCGGCAAAGAAGCCTCAACACCGAAAGGTCCTGCCCTCATAGCTTTAAAAACGGGAGTTCCGATAGTTTTTGGTGTGATAACACGAGAATCGGATGGGATGAACCACATTGCAAAAATCTTTGAGCCGATATATCCGCCAAAAAACACCAAAAGTATTGATGATACCGTTTACCAGCTTACCGCAAGGATAACTAAAATGCTTGAGAACGCTGTCGAGAAGGAACCCGAACAATATTTCTGGATGCATAGACGATTTAAAAGCACACTTGGATATTAG
- a CDS encoding T9SS type A sorting domain-containing protein, translating into MKNSISLLLIILFSVAALSQVPEIDPRYHTYDEVLSEIDSIAAANPSICYVETVGVTGVDSLPIIAIKISDNASLDEDESAVLIVAGQHAREPAGTEVVMWLIKYLVTNYPANPIVRMWLDSLQIWFIPVDNPEGRQLVMIPGPMHTLHWRKNKRDNDLNGVFDTLFDGVDPNRNYPYRWSEFTDTNISSEYYKGPHPFSEPESRVVKELVERFLPTAVIDLHSPDSIGGNKLWFCWWDPDVGRYHMEGYPHYQQVGSGLARNTMTEITGTYYTCAASYNTKPKLQTWVYWKTGACAILMEITNKCFWHGDTVDTIAARVGRGLFYIFDRMLVQGLVVHAFDSWAGVPLRAQVIIDGVTDTTFPPRLCDRHGRYHRFLAVGTYDITVRYNYRQRIFPGVPIASTMNTYLSVDFPGAYVAESAEETHAATIGVRSGKIHFFVPEPAVLKIIDISGREILRKRVSGYGQVSIPPVKSGVYIAFVFLNNKVFAKKFVIVK; encoded by the coding sequence ATGAAAAATTCAATTTCTCTTTTGCTAATTATTCTATTCAGCGTGGCGGCACTGTCGCAGGTGCCGGAGATAGACCCGCGCTATCACACCTATGATGAGGTGCTATCAGAGATCGACAGTATTGCTGCGGCAAATCCATCCATATGTTATGTTGAAACTGTTGGGGTAACGGGTGTTGATTCGTTGCCCATAATAGCCATAAAAATTTCCGATAACGCTTCGCTTGACGAGGATGAGAGTGCTGTGCTTATCGTCGCTGGCCAGCATGCGCGTGAACCCGCTGGAACAGAGGTAGTAATGTGGCTCATAAAATATCTTGTGACCAATTACCCTGCCAATCCGATTGTTCGAATGTGGCTCGATTCACTTCAGATATGGTTCATCCCTGTGGATAACCCTGAGGGGCGACAGCTTGTTATGATACCGGGGCCCATGCATACTTTGCATTGGAGAAAGAACAAGCGAGATAACGATTTAAACGGTGTTTTCGATACGCTTTTCGATGGTGTTGACCCTAACAGGAATTATCCTTACAGGTGGAGCGAATTCACGGATACCAACATTTCTTCGGAGTATTATAAAGGTCCGCATCCATTCTCTGAACCTGAAAGTCGGGTTGTTAAAGAACTTGTCGAGAGGTTTCTCCCAACAGCTGTGATAGACCTTCATTCTCCGGATTCAATAGGTGGAAATAAACTTTGGTTCTGCTGGTGGGACCCCGATGTTGGTCGGTACCACATGGAAGGATACCCTCATTACCAGCAGGTGGGAAGCGGATTGGCGCGCAATACGATGACTGAGATTACCGGAACATATTATACATGTGCTGCATCGTACAACACAAAGCCCAAACTGCAAACATGGGTCTACTGGAAAACAGGAGCTTGCGCAATATTAATGGAAATAACGAACAAATGTTTTTGGCATGGCGATACAGTTGATACCATTGCCGCTCGTGTGGGACGAGGACTTTTCTACATTTTTGATAGGATGCTAGTGCAGGGATTGGTAGTGCATGCTTTTGATAGTTGGGCTGGCGTGCCTTTGCGTGCGCAGGTTATAATTGATGGGGTTACCGATACCACATTCCCACCGAGACTATGTGACCGACATGGCAGATATCATAGATTTTTGGCGGTTGGCACATACGACATAACGGTGCGTTATAATTATCGTCAGAGAATTTTTCCGGGCGTGCCCATAGCCTCAACCATGAACACATATCTTTCGGTTGACTTTCCAGGCGCGTATGTAGCCGAATCTGCTGAAGAAACTCATGCTGCCACTATAGGTGTGAGGTCTGGCAAGATTCATTTCTTTGTGCCGGAGCCTGCGGTATTAAAAATTATCGACATTTCTGGAAGGGAAATCCTAAGGAAGCGAGTAAGCGGCTACGGGCAGGTTAGTATTCCTCCTGTTAAAAGCGGCGTTTACATCGCCTTCGTTTTCTTGAATAATAAGGTGTTCGCGAAAAAGTTCGTCATCGTCAAATAA
- a CDS encoding FAD:protein FMN transferase, with protein sequence MLAFLSQGCSKGEKVYSREWVYFGTVVGIKFYATQRPPDKLFDTVKRTYAYWDSLTDFYDRNSALYKLNREIEETVVVDSNLAKLICEALRWKKLTHSKLTPLIGPLVKLWGIGKKGKYIPDKYKIDSALSYIETCYVKCISETVMVLHGRPVIDLSAYAKGWVVDRIYHELLPIVRERKDIRGFIIDAGRNLRVWRRDGGTYKIGISNPRGKGIIKVFELPSGMSCASAGDYEQFFIVDGKRYHHIFDPMTGYPASGAIAATAICVDGIDADALSTAAVVIGSDCDDVAKRVGCEVILFEEVGKKVVSSLYGTRIVRFASREGEL encoded by the coding sequence ATGTTAGCATTTCTTTCCCAAGGTTGTTCGAAGGGGGAGAAAGTTTATTCGAGGGAGTGGGTTTATTTTGGAACTGTGGTGGGAATAAAGTTTTATGCTACTCAAAGACCCCCTGATAAGCTTTTCGACACAGTAAAAAGGACATATGCATACTGGGATTCTCTCACCGACTTTTACGACAGGAATTCGGCTTTATACAAACTTAATCGCGAAATAGAGGAAACTGTTGTGGTCGATAGTAATCTTGCCAAGCTTATTTGCGAAGCTTTGCGATGGAAAAAGCTTACTCACTCGAAACTCACGCCGCTAATAGGTCCACTTGTAAAGTTGTGGGGTATCGGGAAAAAAGGCAAATACATACCAGATAAATACAAAATCGATTCCGCGCTTTCGTACATAGAAACATGCTATGTTAAGTGCATATCGGAAACAGTGATGGTGCTTCATGGTCGTCCAGTCATAGACCTTTCGGCATATGCCAAGGGTTGGGTGGTTGACAGAATATACCATGAACTTTTGCCCATAGTTCGTGAGCGCAAGGACATAAGGGGATTCATTATTGATGCTGGGAGAAATTTGAGAGTTTGGCGTCGGGATGGTGGCACATACAAAATAGGTATAAGCAATCCCAGAGGTAAAGGCATAATAAAAGTATTCGAGTTGCCATCGGGAATGAGTTGCGCATCAGCGGGCGATTACGAGCAATTTTTTATTGTTGACGGGAAAAGGTATCACCATATATTTGACCCGATGACAGGATATCCAGCTTCTGGAGCTATAGCGGCTACCGCTATATGTGTTGATGGGATTGATGCCGATGCTCTTTCAACGGCGGCGGTGGTAATAGGAAGCGATTGCGATGATGTTGCAAAAAGAGTAGGCTGCGAAGTAATCCTTTTTGAGGAGGTGGGGAAAAAGGTCGTTTCATCGTTATATGGAACGAGGATAGTCAGGTTCGCAAGCAGGGAGGGTGAACTGTGA
- a CDS encoding Na/Pi symporter encodes MDSSSDSDKRPVWLRILLLLIFLYLFLLSIELLGHSFKSLGRGFAETLLQTTANPVAGLLIGILATSIIQSSSATTSIVVGMVAAGTLTVRHAIPIVMGANIGTTVTNTIVSLGHFTRPVEFRRAFSGAVVHDIFNLLSVAVFLPLEVWTHYLEHSATFLQKIFSGVGGFKATSPLKIVVKPLVHIIFEFFHGLIGSGVVLGIVLLVVALIILFLSLARLVNLMKSLIIGKVEVMLHNYLFVTPIRSLLLGLVITAIIQSSSVVTSLAIPLLGAGILSVEQIFPYTLGANIGTTFTAILASLVTQRPAAITIAFVHLLFNISGTLLWYPLRKVPISAAKWLGEVVYRRRWVAIVYVVIIFFAIPIFLIYIT; translated from the coding sequence ATGGACAGTTCCTCGGATTCGGATAAGCGTCCTGTTTGGCTAAGAATATTGCTTCTTCTGATATTTCTTTATTTGTTTCTCCTTAGCATTGAGCTTCTGGGACATTCCTTCAAATCTCTTGGGCGAGGCTTTGCCGAAACATTGCTTCAGACGACTGCTAATCCTGTAGCAGGTCTTTTAATAGGGATTCTTGCAACGAGTATAATTCAAAGCTCGTCCGCTACCACTTCGATAGTAGTGGGTATGGTTGCTGCGGGAACATTGACCGTGAGACACGCGATCCCAATAGTTATGGGAGCAAACATTGGGACTACTGTAACAAATACTATAGTTTCCTTGGGGCATTTTACAAGACCTGTAGAGTTCAGAAGAGCATTTTCTGGCGCTGTAGTTCATGATATTTTTAATTTACTGTCAGTTGCTGTTTTCCTGCCTCTTGAAGTTTGGACGCATTATCTTGAGCATTCCGCGACCTTCCTTCAAAAAATATTTTCAGGAGTTGGTGGTTTCAAAGCAACGAGCCCGCTTAAAATAGTAGTAAAACCTTTGGTTCACATTATTTTCGAATTTTTCCACGGACTAATAGGTAGCGGGGTTGTTCTGGGAATTGTGCTTCTTGTGGTAGCGCTTATTATACTATTCCTTTCGCTCGCCCGCCTTGTTAATCTGATGAAAAGCCTCATAATAGGCAAGGTCGAGGTCATGTTGCACAATTATCTTTTCGTTACTCCTATAAGAAGCCTCTTACTTGGTTTGGTTATAACTGCCATAATCCAGTCAAGCTCTGTAGTAACATCATTAGCTATTCCTCTTTTGGGCGCAGGTATTCTCAGCGTTGAGCAAATTTTCCCATATACGCTCGGAGCCAACATCGGGACAACATTCACTGCTATTCTGGCATCTTTGGTTACTCAGCGTCCAGCAGCGATAACTATAGCATTTGTTCACTTGCTTTTCAATATATCGGGAACGCTTCTTTGGTATCCGCTAAGAAAAGTTCCTATAAGCGCTGCCAAATGGCTTGGCGAGGTAGTGTACAGGCGGAGGTGGGTTGCCATAGTTTATGTGGTGATAATATTTTTTGCGATACCAATTTTTCTTATTTATATTACTTAA
- a CDS encoding LapA family protein encodes MRLFVLVMLLLVIVYGVVFYTLNTDVSVQSVSYWWGAQRDVPLYVVVFIAFFCGVLWALVIFIVQEIRLRVKMSRLKNTIKRLREEIDSLRTMPLKDIQTTEEEE; translated from the coding sequence ATGCGACTGTTTGTTTTAGTAATGCTTCTTCTTGTGATCGTATATGGGGTTGTGTTTTATACCCTTAATACAGATGTTTCTGTTCAGTCGGTGTCATATTGGTGGGGGGCGCAGCGGGATGTTCCGCTTTATGTTGTCGTATTCATAGCGTTCTTTTGCGGAGTATTGTGGGCGCTGGTTATATTCATTGTTCAGGAGATAAGACTAAGAGTAAAAATGTCCCGACTCAAAAACACCATCAAAAGGCTTCGAGAGGAGATAGACTCATTGCGAACTATGCCCCTTAAAGACATCCAGACCACAGAGGAGGAGGAATGA
- the yajC gene encoding preprotein translocase subunit YajC yields the protein MINLGSAILQAQQQQEGNPIAMLLPLILLFLVFYFIFMRPQIKRQKELQAMIQSLKKGDKVVTSGGIIGTIVGVSEDKVTIKVGEGTKLEVVKSYIVQKLS from the coding sequence ATGATTAACTTAGGTAGCGCAATACTTCAAGCGCAGCAGCAACAGGAAGGAAATCCTATTGCGATGCTTTTGCCGCTCATTCTGCTTTTTTTGGTTTTCTATTTTATATTCATGCGACCCCAAATAAAGCGGCAGAAGGAACTTCAAGCGATGATTCAATCACTGAAAAAGGGTGACAAAGTCGTGACATCAGGAGGAATTATAGGTACTATAGTCGGTGTTAGCGAGGATAAGGTGACCATAAAGGTGGGCGAGGGTACAAAGCTTGAGGTCGTGAAGTCGTACATAGTGCAGAAGCTAAGTTGA
- the def gene encoding peptide deformylase gives MEELKLKYYPDPILRKKAKPLLLRNGKPDQSILRMLAKLKEACREYDGVGLAAQQVGLVLPIIVAGEKQADGRYKLVGVVNPKVVEVSEETYVYEEGCLSFPGLYIPIERPIEIVAEGWFDDIEKFERRELRMINARIFMHETDHINGILYIDRVDDITRQRVKAELKHIAKTYYKKGEMEIA, from the coding sequence ATGGAAGAGCTTAAATTGAAATATTATCCAGACCCTATACTTCGTAAGAAGGCAAAACCCTTATTGCTTCGAAATGGCAAACCGGACCAATCAATTCTGCGGATGCTCGCAAAGCTTAAAGAGGCCTGCCGTGAGTACGACGGCGTTGGTCTTGCTGCACAGCAGGTTGGTCTCGTGTTGCCGATAATAGTGGCTGGCGAAAAGCAGGCTGATGGAAGGTATAAACTCGTCGGCGTGGTAAATCCAAAGGTGGTGGAAGTGAGCGAGGAAACCTATGTTTACGAGGAAGGGTGTTTGTCTTTTCCTGGACTATACATACCTATTGAAAGACCCATCGAAATCGTTGCCGAGGGATGGTTTGACGATATTGAAAAATTTGAGAGAAGAGAACTAAGGATGATTAACGCGCGAATTTTCATGCACGAAACCGACCACATAAATGGGATTCTTTACATTGATAGAGTTGACGATATTACGCGGCAGCGAGTAAAAGCCGAATTAAAACATATAGCAAAGACTTATTATAAAAAAGGTGAGATGGAAATCGCATAA
- the yidD gene encoding membrane protein insertion efficiency factor YidD, whose product MKFLNEIAVLLIKLYRVTISRLFPYTCRFEPTCSHYAETSIKRFGIFWGSIISMWRILRCNPFSRGGIDPVPQNLDEWREKFFVKRKSRS is encoded by the coding sequence ATTAAATTTTTAAATGAAATAGCGGTGCTCCTAATAAAGCTTTACCGTGTCACCATTTCGCGTCTGTTCCCTTATACATGCAGGTTTGAACCCACATGTTCACATTACGCTGAAACCTCAATAAAAAGATTCGGGATCTTTTGGGGCAGCATAATAAGCATGTGGAGAATATTGCGATGCAATCCCTTTTCGCGAGGCGGGATTGACCCAGTCCCGCAAAATCTTGACGAGTGGCGTGAAAAATTTTTCGTCAAAAGAAAAAGCAGGTCTTAG
- a CDS encoding outer membrane beta-barrel protein: MKKIYILISILLLFFSFIWAQGEFEDEIKAEVGITGVGVKAGLLYLTSEYGLAPGFGLWFDWAKLGQNIIVDGGLEYWFAQRGAKAWEKERKRDFAIFFTLKYAVEMGKFTPFLGGGFGINMYKKTYPENIDKVPEKSTKPELHIDAGTTYFLNPKMNLEARFKVNISDVSSFGLYVSMYLKTGK, translated from the coding sequence GTGAAAAAGATTTACATATTAATCTCGATATTATTGCTGTTTTTTAGTTTCATATGGGCTCAGGGAGAGTTTGAAGACGAGATAAAGGCTGAAGTAGGGATAACGGGGGTTGGTGTCAAGGCGGGGTTGTTGTATTTGACGAGTGAATACGGTCTTGCACCGGGTTTTGGATTGTGGTTCGATTGGGCGAAACTTGGACAAAACATAATAGTTGATGGCGGTCTTGAGTACTGGTTTGCTCAACGGGGCGCAAAAGCATGGGAGAAGGAGAGGAAAAGAGATTTTGCTATCTTTTTCACATTGAAATATGCCGTTGAGATGGGGAAATTCACGCCGTTCCTTGGTGGTGGCTTTGGAATAAATATGTATAAAAAGACCTATCCCGAGAATATAGACAAGGTACCTGAAAAGAGCACCAAACCAGAACTTCACATCGATGCGGGTACTACTTATTTCCTTAATCCTAAAATGAATCTTGAGGCAAGATTTAAAGTTAACATTTCCGATGTTAGTTCTTTCGGATTGTATGTTTCAATGTATCTTAAGACGGGTAAGTAG